The Spirosoma foliorum genome has a window encoding:
- a CDS encoding M28 family peptidase: MQTPSTLQLVAAIVLTVTSVQAQTRPAKASSTAKVVFTPKLPEFTMSRAEVEGHMRFLASDELEGRRTGEQGNRVAARYIAEQFRQLGLKPAVTTDGQHDYLQPITFERVKAASTATMIVGKDTLQLGKDILVMAGGPTSLSGEVMYIGYGLTDGEDGYKGRDVKGRILIAQGGSPEAKSPREIFGASAAKRKLATEKGAAALIELYSEASPWGLVSQYLNREQMSIATPGASSTPIAHLWINNANNKYKQLKEAGQRITLQTSGRQRVSAVSSNVAGIIEGSDPKLKDEYVVLSAHFDHVGVGKQGGAPYQPADSIFNGARDNGIGTVAILEAAKALTLQRPSRSILVLALTGEEVGLQGSRYYAEHPLVPLKQTVFDLNTDGAGYSDTTVISIIGLERTGAKAEIEAGAKAFGLVVFAEPAPEQGLFDRSDNVNFAAKGVPAPDFAPGFKSFDAEIAKYYHQATDNPESLDFNYLLRFCQAYAHSARLIANRPTRPQWSAGDKYEAAAKALYGY, encoded by the coding sequence ATGCAAACACCATCTACGTTACAGTTAGTAGCCGCAATTGTCCTGACCGTAACTTCAGTACAGGCGCAAACCCGTCCTGCAAAAGCCTCGTCTACGGCCAAAGTCGTTTTTACGCCTAAACTTCCTGAATTTACTATGTCTCGGGCTGAAGTAGAAGGGCACATGCGCTTTCTGGCTTCCGATGAGCTGGAGGGCCGTCGGACAGGTGAACAGGGAAACCGCGTTGCTGCCCGTTATATAGCTGAACAGTTTCGACAATTGGGCCTGAAACCCGCTGTGACGACTGATGGCCAGCACGATTACCTGCAGCCTATAACCTTCGAACGAGTTAAGGCTGCTAGCACAGCTACCATGATTGTGGGTAAAGATACCCTGCAGCTTGGCAAAGATATTTTGGTAATGGCAGGTGGCCCAACGTCTCTTTCGGGCGAGGTGATGTATATCGGCTATGGCTTGACCGATGGCGAAGACGGCTACAAAGGGCGTGACGTAAAAGGCCGGATTCTGATTGCTCAGGGTGGTTCGCCTGAGGCAAAAAGCCCTCGCGAAATCTTCGGTGCATCGGCTGCAAAACGAAAACTGGCGACAGAAAAAGGAGCTGCTGCCCTGATTGAACTCTACAGCGAAGCATCGCCCTGGGGCTTAGTAAGCCAGTATCTCAACCGAGAGCAAATGAGTATTGCAACGCCAGGGGCTAGTAGCACACCAATCGCTCACCTATGGATCAATAACGCCAATAACAAGTATAAGCAGTTAAAAGAAGCGGGCCAGCGAATAACACTCCAAACGTCAGGACGTCAGCGTGTTAGCGCGGTATCGTCTAACGTGGCTGGAATTATCGAAGGTAGTGATCCCAAACTGAAGGATGAATATGTGGTACTTTCGGCCCATTTCGATCATGTTGGCGTTGGCAAACAGGGCGGTGCTCCTTACCAACCTGCCGACAGTATTTTCAATGGCGCGCGTGATAACGGCATAGGAACAGTGGCCATTCTGGAAGCCGCCAAGGCCTTAACCTTGCAACGCCCCAGTCGATCGATTCTCGTATTGGCTCTGACTGGCGAAGAAGTTGGTTTACAGGGAAGTAGATATTATGCTGAACATCCGTTGGTGCCGTTAAAACAAACGGTTTTTGACCTGAATACCGATGGTGCTGGCTACAGCGATACAACGGTTATATCGATTATTGGTCTGGAGAGAACAGGGGCAAAAGCCGAAATAGAAGCGGGAGCCAAAGCGTTTGGGTTGGTTGTCTTTGCAGAGCCTGCTCCGGAGCAGGGTTTATTCGACCGGTCGGATAACGTGAATTTTGCCGCAAAAGGAGTTCCTGCACCAGACTTTGCACCAGGCTTCAAATCGTTTGATGCCGAGATTGCAAAATATTATCATCAGGCTACCGACAATCCCGAATCACTGGATTTTAATTATCTCCTCCGATTCTGTCAGGCTTATGCCCATTCTGCCCGTCTAATCGCCAATCGCCCAACCCGTCCACAATGGTCGGCAGGAGATAAATACGAAGCGGCCGCCAAAGCGTTGTACGGATACTAG